In one window of Prionailurus bengalensis isolate Pbe53 chromosome B3, Fcat_Pben_1.1_paternal_pri, whole genome shotgun sequence DNA:
- the MAPKBP1 gene encoding mitogen-activated protein kinase-binding protein 1 isoform X2 yields the protein MMAVEGSTITSRIKNLLRSPSIKLRRSKAGNRREDLSSKVTLEKVLGITVSGGRGLACDPRSGLVAYPAGCVVVLFNPRKHKQHHILNSSRKTITALAFSPDGKYLVTGESGHMPAVRVWDVAEHSQVAELQEHKYGVACVAFSPSAKYIVSVGYQHDMIVNVWAWKKNIVVASNKVSSRVTAVSFSEDCSYFVTAGNRHIKFWYLDDSKTSKVNATVPLLGRSGLLGELRNNLFTDVACGRGKKADSTFCITSSGLLCEFSDRRLLDKWVELRTTVAHCISVSQDYIFCGCADGTVRLFNPSNLHFLSTLPRPHALGTDIASVTEASRLFSGVANARYPDTIALTFDPTNQWLSCVYNDHSIYVWDVRDPKKVGKVYSALYHSSCVWSVEVYPEVKDSNQACLPPSSFITCSSDNTIRLWNTESSGVHGSTLHRNILSNDLIKIIYVDGNTQALLDTELPGGDKADGSLMDPRVGIRSVCISPNGQHLASGDRVGTLRVHELQSLSEMLKVEAHDSEILCLEYSKPDTGLKLLASASRDRLIHVLDAGREYSLQQTLDEHSSSITAVKFAASDGQVRMISCGADKSIYFRTAQKSGDGVQFTRTHHVVRKTTLYDMDVEPSWKYTAIGCQDRNIRIFNISSGKQKKLFKGSQGEDGTLIKVQTDPSGIYIATSCSDKNLSIFDFSSGECVATMFGHSEIVTGMKFSNDCKHLISVSGDSCIFVWRLSSEMTISMRQRLAELRQRQRGGKPQGPSSPQRAAGPNRHEAPSMLSPGPALSSDSDKEGEDEGTEEEELPALPILAKGTKKEPASVPGPVLPRSLSHWEMSRAQETVEFLAPAPVANQGPRRRSRWAQPGVELSVRSMLDLRQLETLAPSPRDPSQDLLAMTPSCPGKHGQQVPPETSHASQNEKPPRHQASQPCSCPHIIRLLSQEEGVFAQDLEPAPIEDGIVYPEPSDSPTLDTSEFQVQAPARGTLGRVYPGSRASEKHSPDSACSVDYSSSRLSSPEHPNEDSESTEPLSVDGISSDLEEPAEGDEEEEEEEGGTGSYGLQEGSPHTPDQEQFLKQHFETLANGAAPGGPVRVPERTESRSISSRFLLQVQTPPHRELSPSSSSLALPSRPVQMLQASGEQLRGSGASPPGAPPEAEPSPGNGGPQQAVPVLLPRRRLNPDSSWSPKRVTAASPLGGLQKAQSVQSLVPQDEAPPPGPLLLREMEAHAGLRSLPQADGRLSQPHSYQNPTTSSMAKISRSISVGENLGLAAEPQAPAPIRVSPLSKLALPSRAHLVLDIPKPLPDRPTLATFSPVTKGRAPGEVDWPGSPAGLGKAHSTSERRACLGEGAPPKPRTECQAQPGPNSPCGQQLPVSPLFRGPENLQSPTPEKTPSPMECSGAALSQDSEPAVSLEQCEQLVAELQGNVRQAVRLYRLVAGCKTPSAEQSRITQLLRNTFSSVRQELEALAGAVLCSPGGSPGAVGAEQTQALLEQYSELLLRAVERRMERRL from the exons GTGACCTTGGAGAAGGTGCTTGGAATAACAGTGTCTGGAGGCAGAGGACTTGCCTGCGATCCCCGATCCGGTTTAGTTGCCTACCCAGCTGG GTGTGTGGTCGTGCTGTTCAATCCCCGGAAACACAAACAGCACCACATCCTCAACAGTTCCAG GAAAACCATCACTGCCCTGGCCTTCTCTCCTGATGGCAAGTACCTGGTCACTGGAGAG AGTGGGCACATGCCTGCCGTCCGGGTTTGGGACGTGGCTGAGCATAGCCAGGTGGCGGAGCTGCAGGAGCATAAATATGGCGTGGCTTGTGTGGCCTTCTCCCCTAGCGCCAAGTACATTGTCTCCGTGGGCTACCAGCATGACATGATTGTCAATGTCTGGGCCTGGAAG AAAAACATTGTGGTGGCCTCCAATAAGGTGTCCAGTCGGGTGACAGCAGTGTCCTTCTCTGAAGATTGCAGCTACTTTGTCACTGCAGGCAACCGGCACATCAAATTCTGGTACCTCGATGACAGTAAGACCTCAAAG GTGAACGCCACTGTGCCCCTGCTGGGCCGCTCAGGGCTGCTGGGGGAGCTGCGAAACAACCTGTTCACTGATGTGGCCTGTGGCCGAGGGAAGAAGGCCGACAGCACCTTTTGCATCACGTCCTCAGGGCTGCTGTGCGAGTTCAGCGATCGGAGGCTTTTGGATAAGTGGGTGGAGCTGAGA ACTACTGTGGCCCACTGCATCTCTGTGAGCCAAGACTACATCTTCTGTGGCTGTGCTGATGGCACCGTGCGCCTCTTCAACCCCTCTAACCTGCACTTTCTCAGCACGCTGCCCCGGCCCCACGCCCTGGGGACAGACATTGCCAGCGTCACTGAGGCCAG TCGCCTCTTCTCTGGAGTGGCCAATGCCAGGTATCCAGACACCATTGCCTTGACTTTTGATCCTACTAATCAGTGGCTGTCTTGTGTATACAACGACCACAGCATTTATGTTTGGGATGTGAGGGACCCCAAGAAAGTGGGCAAGGTGTACTCAGCTCTGTATCATTCCTCCTGCGTCTGGAGTGTGGAG gtGTACCCTGAAGTGAAGGACAGTAACCAGGCCTGCCTGCCCCCAAGTTCCTTTATCACCTGTTCCTCAGACAATACCATCCGCCTGTGGAACACAGAGAGCTCCGGGGTACACGGCTCCACCCTGCACCGAAACATCCTCAGCAAT GACCTCATTAAGATCATCTATGTGGATGGGAACACTCAGGCCCTGCTAGACACCGAGCTGCCCGGAGGAGACAAAGCTGATGGGTCCCTGATGGATCCCCGTGTGGGCATCCGCTCTGTGTGTATCAGCCCCAACGGACAGCATCTAGCTTCTGGGGACCGTGTAGGCACGCTCAG AGTGCATGAGCTGCAGTCCCTGAGTGAGATGCTAAAGGTGGAGGCCCATGACTCAGAAATTCTATGCCTGGAGTACTCTAAGCCAGACACAG GTCTGAAGCTGTTGGCGTCAGCGAGCCGGGATCGGCTCATCCATGTGCTAGATGCTGGCCGTGAATATAGCCTGCAGCAGACGTTGGACGAGCACTCATCCTCCATCACTGCTGTCAAGTttgcag CCAGCGATGGGCAAGTCCGCATGATCAGCTGTGGAGCAGACAAGAGCATCTACTTCCGAACTGCACAGAAG TCCGGAGATGGAGTACAGTTTACACGGACGCACCACGTGGTACGGAAGACGACCCTCTATGATATGGATGTGGAGCCCAGCTGGAAGTACACGGCCATCGGCTGCCAGGACCGAAATATTCG GATCTTCAACATCAGCAGTGGGAAGCAGAAGAAGCTGTTTAAAGGATCACAGGGTGAGGACGGCACTCTCATTAAG GTGCAGACAGACCCCTCAGGGATCTATATCGCCACCAGCTGTTCTGACAAGAACCTCTCCATTTTTGACTTCTCCTCAGGCGAGTGTGTGGCCACCATGTTTGGCCACTCAG AGATTGTCACTGGCATGAAGTTTAGTAATGACTGCAAACATCTCATCTCTGTGTCAGGGGACAG CTGTATATTTGTGTGGCGCCTGAGCTCTGAGATGACCATCAGCATGAGGCAGCGTCTGGCTGAGCTGCGCCAACGTCAGCGAGGGGGCAAGCCACAAGGACCATCTTCTCCCCAAAGGGCTGCGGGTCCCAACCG GCATGAGGCCCCATCGATGCTGTCTCCTGGACCAGCTCTGTCATCAGACAGTGACAAGGAGGGAGAAGATGAAGGCACTGAAGAAGAAGAACTGCCAGCTCTGCCTATCCTTGCCAAGGGTACCAAGAAAGAGCCAG CCTCAGTGCCTGGCCCAGTCCTGCCCCGAAGCCTGTCCCACTGGGAGATGAGTCGG GCACAGGAGACGGTGGAGTTCCTGGCCCCAGCTCCTGTGGCCAATCAAGGACCCAGAAGAAGGAGCCGCTGGGCTCAGCCAGGCGTCGAGCTGAGTGTCCGCTCCATGCTGGACCTGCGGCAGCTGGAGACACTGGCCCCAAGCCCTCGAGACCCTAGCCAAGACTTGCTGGCCATGACCCCGTCTTGCCCTGGGAAACATGGTCAGCAGGTCCCTCCTGAGACCTCACATGCTAGCCAG AACGAAAAGCCCCCTCGGCATCAGGCTTCCCAACCCTGTTCCTGCCCCCACATTATTCGATTGTTGTCCCAAGAGGAAGGGGTCTTTGCCCAAGATCTGGAGCCTGCACCCATCGAAGATGGTATTGTCTACCCGGAGCCGAGTGACAGTCCCACCCTGGATACCAG TGAGTTCCAGGTGCAGGCTCCAGCCCGAGGGACCCTGGGAAGAGTGTATCCAGGCAGCAGGGCTTCCGAGAAGCACAGCCCTGACAGTGCCTGCTCTGTGGATTATAGTAGCAGCCGCCTTTCCAGCCCTGAGCACCCCAACGAAG ACTCTGAGAGCACGGAGCCCCTGAGTGTGGATGGCATTTCCTCAGACCTTGAAGAGCCAGCCGAGGGtgatgaagaagaggaggaagaagagggaggcacTGGCTCCTATGGGCTACAGGAAGGCAGTCCCCATACTCCAGACCAGGAGCAGTTTCTAAAACAGCACTTTGAGACTCTGGCCAATGGGGCTGCTCCAG GGGGCCCAGTCCGGGTACCAGAGAGGACAGAGTCTCGGAGCATCTCTTCACGATTCCTGTTGCAAGTGCAGACCCCCCCACACAG GGAACTGTCTCCATCTTCCTCAAGCCTGGCGCTGCCATCGAGACCAGTCCAGATGCTGCAGGCTTCGGGTGAGCAGCTGAGAGGCAGTGGTGCCAGTCCTCCAGGAGCACCCCCAGAGGCAGAGCCCTCCCCTGGAAATGGTGGCCCCCAGCAAGCAGTTCCTGTGCTTTTGCCACGACGCCGTCTCAACCCGGATAGCAGCTGGTCTCCCAAGAGAGTGACTGCAGCCAGCCCCTTGGGTGGACTCCAGAAAGCCcagtctgtgcagagcctggtgccaCAAG ATGAGGCCCCTCCACCAGGTCCATTGCTCTTACGGGAGATGGAAGCCCACGCGGGCCTGCGCTCCCTGCCACAGGCTGATGGCCGTCTTTCTCAGCCTCACTCCTACCAGAACCCCACCACCAGTTCCATGGCCAAGATCTCCCGCAGCATCTCTGTTGGGGAGAACTTGGGGCTGGCAGCCGAACCTCAAGCTCCTGCTCCCATTAGAGTCTCACCGCTCAGCAAGCTAGCCCTGCCCAGCCGGGCTCACCTGGTCCTGGACATTCCAAAGCCACTGCCTGATCGTCCTACCCTGGCCACCTTCTCACCTGTTACCAAGGGCCGGGCCCCTGGTGAGGTGGACTGGCCTGGCTCCCCAGCAGGCCTGGGAAAGGCTCACAGTACATCTGAGAGGCGGGCCTGTTTGGGGGAGGGTGCCCCTCCCAAGCCTAGGACAGAGTGCCAGGCTCAGCCTGGGCCCAACAGCCCCTGTGGCCAGCAACTGCCGGTCAGCCCCCTCTTCCGAGGCCCTGAGAACTTGCAGTCCCCAACCCCTGAGAAGACTCCCAGCCCCATGGAATGCTCAGGGGCAGCCCTGAGCCAGGACTCAG
- the MAPKBP1 gene encoding mitogen-activated protein kinase-binding protein 1 isoform X3 produces the protein MMAVEGSTITSRIKNLLRSPSIKLRRSKAGNRREDLSSKVTLEKVLGITVSGGRGLACDPRSGLVAYPAGCVVVLFNPRKHKQHHILNSSRKTITALAFSPDGKYLVTGESGHMPAVRVWDVAEHSQVAELQEHKYGVACVAFSPSAKYIVSVGYQHDMIVNVWAWKKNIVVASNKVSSRVTAVSFSEDCSYFVTAGNRHIKFWYLDDSKTSKVNATVPLLGRSGLLGELRNNLFTDVACGRGKKADSTFCITSSGLLCEFSDRRLLDKWVELRNTDSFTTTVAHCISVSQDYIFCGCADGTVRLFNPSNLHFLSTLPRPHALGTDIASVTEASRLFSGVANARYPDTIALTFDPTNQWLSCVYNDHSIYVWDVRDPKKVGKVYSALYHSSCVWSVEVYPEVKDSNQACLPPSSFITCSSDNTIRLWNTESSGVHGSTLHRNILSNDLIKIIYVDGNTQALLDTELPGGDKADGSLMDPRVGIRSVCISPNGQHLASGDRVGTLRVHELQSLSEMLKVEAHDSEILCLEYSKPDTGLKLLASASRDRLIHVLDAGREYSLQQTLDEHSSSITAVKFAASDGQVRMISCGADKSIYFRTAQKSGDGVQFTRTHHVVRKTTLYDMDVEPSWKYTAIGCQDRNIRIFNISSGKQKKLFKGSQGEDGTLIKVQTDPSGIYIATSCSDKNLSIFDFSSGECVATMFGHSEIVTGMKFSNDCKHLISVSGDSCIFVWRLSSEMTISMRQRLAELRQRQRGGKPQGPSSPQRAAGPNRHEAPSMLSPGPALSSDSDKEGEDEGTEEEELPALPILAKGTKKEPASVPGPVLPRSLSHWEMSRAQETVEFLAPAPVANQGPRRRSRWAQPGVELSVRSMLDLRQLETLAPSPRDPSQDLLAMTPSCPGKHGQQVPPETSHASQNEKPPRHQASQPCSCPHIIRLLSQEEGVFAQDLEPAPIEDGIVYPEPSDSPTLDTSEFQVQAPARGTLGRVYPGSRASEKHSPDSACSVDYSSSRLSSPEHPNEDLEEPAEGDEEEEEEEGGTGSYGLQEGSPHTPDQEQFLKQHFETLANGAAPGGPVRVPERTESRSISSRFLLQVQTPPHRELSPSSSSLALPSRPVQMLQASGEQLRGSGASPPGAPPEAEPSPGNGGPQQAVPVLLPRRRLNPDSSWSPKRVTAASPLGGLQKAQSVQSLVPQDEAPPPGPLLLREMEAHAGLRSLPQADGRLSQPHSYQNPTTSSMAKISRSISVGENLGLAAEPQAPAPIRVSPLSKLALPSRAHLVLDIPKPLPDRPTLATFSPVTKGRAPGEVDWPGSPAGLGKAHSTSERRACLGEGAPPKPRTECQAQPGPNSPCGQQLPVSPLFRGPENLQSPTPEKTPSPMECSGAALSQDSEPAVSLEQCEQLVAELQGNVRQAVRLYRLVAGCKTPSAEQSRITQLLRNTFSSVRQELEALAGAVLCSPGGSPGAVGAEQTQALLEQYSELLLRAVERRMERRL, from the exons GTGACCTTGGAGAAGGTGCTTGGAATAACAGTGTCTGGAGGCAGAGGACTTGCCTGCGATCCCCGATCCGGTTTAGTTGCCTACCCAGCTGG GTGTGTGGTCGTGCTGTTCAATCCCCGGAAACACAAACAGCACCACATCCTCAACAGTTCCAG GAAAACCATCACTGCCCTGGCCTTCTCTCCTGATGGCAAGTACCTGGTCACTGGAGAG AGTGGGCACATGCCTGCCGTCCGGGTTTGGGACGTGGCTGAGCATAGCCAGGTGGCGGAGCTGCAGGAGCATAAATATGGCGTGGCTTGTGTGGCCTTCTCCCCTAGCGCCAAGTACATTGTCTCCGTGGGCTACCAGCATGACATGATTGTCAATGTCTGGGCCTGGAAG AAAAACATTGTGGTGGCCTCCAATAAGGTGTCCAGTCGGGTGACAGCAGTGTCCTTCTCTGAAGATTGCAGCTACTTTGTCACTGCAGGCAACCGGCACATCAAATTCTGGTACCTCGATGACAGTAAGACCTCAAAG GTGAACGCCACTGTGCCCCTGCTGGGCCGCTCAGGGCTGCTGGGGGAGCTGCGAAACAACCTGTTCACTGATGTGGCCTGTGGCCGAGGGAAGAAGGCCGACAGCACCTTTTGCATCACGTCCTCAGGGCTGCTGTGCGAGTTCAGCGATCGGAGGCTTTTGGATAAGTGGGTGGAGCTGAGA AATACAGACAGCTTCACA ACTACTGTGGCCCACTGCATCTCTGTGAGCCAAGACTACATCTTCTGTGGCTGTGCTGATGGCACCGTGCGCCTCTTCAACCCCTCTAACCTGCACTTTCTCAGCACGCTGCCCCGGCCCCACGCCCTGGGGACAGACATTGCCAGCGTCACTGAGGCCAG TCGCCTCTTCTCTGGAGTGGCCAATGCCAGGTATCCAGACACCATTGCCTTGACTTTTGATCCTACTAATCAGTGGCTGTCTTGTGTATACAACGACCACAGCATTTATGTTTGGGATGTGAGGGACCCCAAGAAAGTGGGCAAGGTGTACTCAGCTCTGTATCATTCCTCCTGCGTCTGGAGTGTGGAG gtGTACCCTGAAGTGAAGGACAGTAACCAGGCCTGCCTGCCCCCAAGTTCCTTTATCACCTGTTCCTCAGACAATACCATCCGCCTGTGGAACACAGAGAGCTCCGGGGTACACGGCTCCACCCTGCACCGAAACATCCTCAGCAAT GACCTCATTAAGATCATCTATGTGGATGGGAACACTCAGGCCCTGCTAGACACCGAGCTGCCCGGAGGAGACAAAGCTGATGGGTCCCTGATGGATCCCCGTGTGGGCATCCGCTCTGTGTGTATCAGCCCCAACGGACAGCATCTAGCTTCTGGGGACCGTGTAGGCACGCTCAG AGTGCATGAGCTGCAGTCCCTGAGTGAGATGCTAAAGGTGGAGGCCCATGACTCAGAAATTCTATGCCTGGAGTACTCTAAGCCAGACACAG GTCTGAAGCTGTTGGCGTCAGCGAGCCGGGATCGGCTCATCCATGTGCTAGATGCTGGCCGTGAATATAGCCTGCAGCAGACGTTGGACGAGCACTCATCCTCCATCACTGCTGTCAAGTttgcag CCAGCGATGGGCAAGTCCGCATGATCAGCTGTGGAGCAGACAAGAGCATCTACTTCCGAACTGCACAGAAG TCCGGAGATGGAGTACAGTTTACACGGACGCACCACGTGGTACGGAAGACGACCCTCTATGATATGGATGTGGAGCCCAGCTGGAAGTACACGGCCATCGGCTGCCAGGACCGAAATATTCG GATCTTCAACATCAGCAGTGGGAAGCAGAAGAAGCTGTTTAAAGGATCACAGGGTGAGGACGGCACTCTCATTAAG GTGCAGACAGACCCCTCAGGGATCTATATCGCCACCAGCTGTTCTGACAAGAACCTCTCCATTTTTGACTTCTCCTCAGGCGAGTGTGTGGCCACCATGTTTGGCCACTCAG AGATTGTCACTGGCATGAAGTTTAGTAATGACTGCAAACATCTCATCTCTGTGTCAGGGGACAG CTGTATATTTGTGTGGCGCCTGAGCTCTGAGATGACCATCAGCATGAGGCAGCGTCTGGCTGAGCTGCGCCAACGTCAGCGAGGGGGCAAGCCACAAGGACCATCTTCTCCCCAAAGGGCTGCGGGTCCCAACCG GCATGAGGCCCCATCGATGCTGTCTCCTGGACCAGCTCTGTCATCAGACAGTGACAAGGAGGGAGAAGATGAAGGCACTGAAGAAGAAGAACTGCCAGCTCTGCCTATCCTTGCCAAGGGTACCAAGAAAGAGCCAG CCTCAGTGCCTGGCCCAGTCCTGCCCCGAAGCCTGTCCCACTGGGAGATGAGTCGG GCACAGGAGACGGTGGAGTTCCTGGCCCCAGCTCCTGTGGCCAATCAAGGACCCAGAAGAAGGAGCCGCTGGGCTCAGCCAGGCGTCGAGCTGAGTGTCCGCTCCATGCTGGACCTGCGGCAGCTGGAGACACTGGCCCCAAGCCCTCGAGACCCTAGCCAAGACTTGCTGGCCATGACCCCGTCTTGCCCTGGGAAACATGGTCAGCAGGTCCCTCCTGAGACCTCACATGCTAGCCAG AACGAAAAGCCCCCTCGGCATCAGGCTTCCCAACCCTGTTCCTGCCCCCACATTATTCGATTGTTGTCCCAAGAGGAAGGGGTCTTTGCCCAAGATCTGGAGCCTGCACCCATCGAAGATGGTATTGTCTACCCGGAGCCGAGTGACAGTCCCACCCTGGATACCAG TGAGTTCCAGGTGCAGGCTCCAGCCCGAGGGACCCTGGGAAGAGTGTATCCAGGCAGCAGGGCTTCCGAGAAGCACAGCCCTGACAGTGCCTGCTCTGTGGATTATAGTAGCAGCCGCCTTTCCAGCCCTGAGCACCCCAACGAAG ACCTTGAAGAGCCAGCCGAGGGtgatgaagaagaggaggaagaagagggaggcacTGGCTCCTATGGGCTACAGGAAGGCAGTCCCCATACTCCAGACCAGGAGCAGTTTCTAAAACAGCACTTTGAGACTCTGGCCAATGGGGCTGCTCCAG GGGGCCCAGTCCGGGTACCAGAGAGGACAGAGTCTCGGAGCATCTCTTCACGATTCCTGTTGCAAGTGCAGACCCCCCCACACAG GGAACTGTCTCCATCTTCCTCAAGCCTGGCGCTGCCATCGAGACCAGTCCAGATGCTGCAGGCTTCGGGTGAGCAGCTGAGAGGCAGTGGTGCCAGTCCTCCAGGAGCACCCCCAGAGGCAGAGCCCTCCCCTGGAAATGGTGGCCCCCAGCAAGCAGTTCCTGTGCTTTTGCCACGACGCCGTCTCAACCCGGATAGCAGCTGGTCTCCCAAGAGAGTGACTGCAGCCAGCCCCTTGGGTGGACTCCAGAAAGCCcagtctgtgcagagcctggtgccaCAAG ATGAGGCCCCTCCACCAGGTCCATTGCTCTTACGGGAGATGGAAGCCCACGCGGGCCTGCGCTCCCTGCCACAGGCTGATGGCCGTCTTTCTCAGCCTCACTCCTACCAGAACCCCACCACCAGTTCCATGGCCAAGATCTCCCGCAGCATCTCTGTTGGGGAGAACTTGGGGCTGGCAGCCGAACCTCAAGCTCCTGCTCCCATTAGAGTCTCACCGCTCAGCAAGCTAGCCCTGCCCAGCCGGGCTCACCTGGTCCTGGACATTCCAAAGCCACTGCCTGATCGTCCTACCCTGGCCACCTTCTCACCTGTTACCAAGGGCCGGGCCCCTGGTGAGGTGGACTGGCCTGGCTCCCCAGCAGGCCTGGGAAAGGCTCACAGTACATCTGAGAGGCGGGCCTGTTTGGGGGAGGGTGCCCCTCCCAAGCCTAGGACAGAGTGCCAGGCTCAGCCTGGGCCCAACAGCCCCTGTGGCCAGCAACTGCCGGTCAGCCCCCTCTTCCGAGGCCCTGAGAACTTGCAGTCCCCAACCCCTGAGAAGACTCCCAGCCCCATGGAATGCTCAGGGGCAGCCCTGAGCCAGGACTCAG